A single window of Rhizobium sp. SL42 DNA harbors:
- the avs3b gene encoding AVAST type 3 anti-phage proein Avs3b, with product MTDSTSSDETVPSTLPTDVSELGRLLVRQLGRAGIHNTLAGWMSHYIAELMQAAEAAVGDERSVKMALCSQVILELWAKADVLPDGIRPFQGLEPILRALESLDPGDDTPRYLRPARRPYKADEESDASRQWLECVEGLDYSARILIRFCLARASEGALDTTKEWVTAAKLATEDNSPVLPVIRFLSDETKIIEDPSTEQKQDLEERLRRLEAFSLMATTIAAGIRAELEELDAGQDQP from the coding sequence ATGACAGACTCTACGTCCTCCGACGAAACGGTGCCCTCGACGCTGCCCACGGATGTGTCGGAGCTTGGTAGACTGCTTGTTAGGCAGCTGGGCAGAGCAGGGATTCACAACACCCTTGCGGGCTGGATGAGCCACTACATCGCCGAGCTCATGCAGGCAGCCGAAGCGGCAGTGGGAGACGAGCGTTCCGTAAAGATGGCTCTGTGCTCCCAAGTGATCCTCGAGCTCTGGGCGAAGGCTGACGTCTTGCCAGACGGAATCCGCCCTTTCCAAGGCCTTGAACCGATTCTCCGAGCGTTGGAAAGCCTCGACCCCGGTGATGATACGCCCAGATATCTCCGGCCCGCGAGACGGCCCTACAAAGCCGACGAGGAGAGCGATGCAAGCAGACAGTGGCTCGAATGTGTCGAGGGACTGGACTACTCAGCGCGCATCTTGATCCGCTTTTGCCTCGCGAGAGCGTCTGAAGGCGCTCTCGACACAACGAAGGAGTGGGTGACTGCTGCCAAGCTTGCCACAGAGGACAATTCACCTGTCCTCCCGGTTATCAGATTTCTCTCCGATGAAACCAAAATAATCGAAGATCCGAGCACGGAGCAAAAGCAGGACCTGGAAGAACGTTTAAGGCGCCTCGAAGCGTTCTCGCTTATGGCCACGACGATCGCGGCCGGCATTCGCGCAGAACTGGAAGAGCTTGATGCTGGACAAGATCAACCGTGA
- the ptsP gene encoding phosphoenolpyruvate--protein phosphotransferase translates to MRDLSAGPRVLLKRLRELMAEPLEPQERLDQIVRQIASNMVAEVCSVYVLRSDSVLELYATEGLNKDAVHLAQLKMGQGLVGTIAASAQSLNLSDAQAHPAFRYLPETGEEIYHSFLGVPILRAGRSLGVLVVQNKAQRNYREDELEALETTAMVLAEMIATGELKKITRPGLELDLTRPVTIDGDSYSEGIGLGYVVLHEPRIVVTNLLNEDTETEIRRLADALGSLRISIDDMLSRREISQEGEHRDVLETYRMFAHDQGWVRRMEEAINNGLTAEAAVEKVQSDTKARMIRLTDPYLRERMHDFDDLANRLLRQLTGFSPRSAAEGFPADAVIFARAMGAAELLDYPRANLRGLVLEEGAVTSHVVIVARAMGIAVVGQAAGAVALAENGDPVIIDGVDAKVHIRPVADLQKAYEEKVRLRARRQEQFRALRDVEPLTKDGQRIKLQMNAGLLVDLPQLTESGADGIGLFRTELQFMISSTMPKGEEQESFYRSVLKQANGRPVTFRTLDIGGDKVVSYFRSQEEENPALGWRAIRLSLDRPGLLRIQLRALLKAAAGAELKMMLPMVTEVAEIRAVRELMQKEVQYISKFGHPLPKKLQFGAMLEVPALLWQLDELMEEVDFVSVGSNDLFQFSMAVDRGNARVADRFDVLGRPFLRILRDIVRGADRNNTPVTLCGEMAGKPLSAMALLGIGFRSISMSPTAIGPVKAMLLGLDVSKLSVELEAALDDHRSLVPLRDLLVRFAEDNNIPV, encoded by the coding sequence ATGAGAGACCTTTCAGCGGGTCCCCGCGTCCTGCTCAAGCGGCTGCGCGAATTGATGGCAGAGCCGCTCGAACCGCAGGAACGTCTTGACCAGATCGTTCGCCAGATCGCGAGCAACATGGTCGCAGAGGTATGTTCCGTCTACGTACTGCGCTCCGACAGCGTTCTCGAGCTTTATGCGACAGAAGGTCTGAACAAGGATGCGGTCCATCTGGCTCAGCTGAAAATGGGTCAGGGCCTGGTCGGCACGATTGCGGCCTCCGCACAGTCGCTCAACCTTTCCGATGCCCAGGCGCATCCCGCCTTTCGCTACTTGCCCGAGACCGGCGAGGAGATCTATCATTCCTTCCTCGGCGTGCCGATCCTGCGTGCCGGCCGAAGCCTCGGTGTTCTCGTCGTGCAGAACAAGGCGCAGCGCAACTATCGTGAAGACGAGCTCGAAGCGCTCGAAACCACGGCCATGGTGCTTGCCGAAATGATCGCCACCGGTGAACTGAAGAAGATTACCCGTCCTGGCCTCGAACTCGACCTGACGCGACCCGTGACGATCGATGGCGACAGCTATTCGGAAGGCATCGGCCTTGGCTATGTCGTGCTGCACGAGCCGCGCATCGTCGTCACCAACCTGCTCAACGAAGATACCGAGACGGAAATCCGCCGGCTGGCCGATGCGCTCGGCTCCCTGCGTATCTCGATCGATGACATGCTGTCGCGGCGGGAAATCTCCCAGGAAGGCGAGCATCGTGACGTGCTCGAAACCTATCGCATGTTCGCCCATGACCAGGGGTGGGTGCGGCGTATGGAAGAGGCGATCAACAACGGCCTGACGGCGGAAGCGGCCGTCGAAAAGGTGCAGAGCGACACCAAGGCACGGATGATCCGGCTGACGGATCCCTATCTGCGCGAACGCATGCATGATTTCGACGACCTGGCGAACCGCCTGTTGCGCCAGTTGACCGGCTTTTCGCCGCGCAGTGCCGCTGAAGGTTTTCCGGCCGATGCGGTGATTTTTGCCCGTGCCATGGGGGCCGCCGAACTGCTCGACTATCCGCGTGCCAATCTGCGCGGCCTGGTTCTGGAAGAAGGTGCGGTAACCAGCCACGTGGTGATCGTGGCCCGCGCGATGGGCATTGCCGTCGTGGGGCAGGCGGCCGGGGCGGTGGCTCTGGCGGAAAACGGCGATCCCGTGATCATCGACGGTGTCGATGCCAAGGTGCATATCCGCCCGGTTGCCGACCTGCAGAAGGCCTATGAGGAAAAGGTGCGGCTGCGTGCCCGGCGCCAGGAGCAGTTTCGTGCGCTGCGTGATGTCGAGCCCCTGACCAAGGATGGCCAGCGCATCAAGCTGCAGATGAATGCCGGCCTGCTTGTCGATCTGCCACAGCTGACCGAATCCGGTGCCGACGGGATCGGCCTGTTTCGGACCGAGCTGCAGTTCATGATTTCCTCGACCATGCCGAAGGGCGAGGAGCAGGAAAGCTTTTACCGGAGTGTGCTGAAGCAGGCGAATGGCCGGCCGGTGACGTTCCGCACCCTAGATATCGGTGGCGACAAGGTGGTCTCCTATTTCCGCTCCCAGGAAGAGGAAAATCCGGCGCTTGGCTGGCGCGCGATCCGGCTGTCGCTGGATCGACCTGGCCTGTTGCGCATCCAGCTCAGGGCGCTGTTGAAGGCGGCGGCCGGTGCCGAGCTTAAGATGATGCTGCCGATGGTGACCGAAGTGGCTGAAATCCGCGCGGTGCGCGAATTGATGCAGAAGGAGGTCCAGTACATTTCGAAGTTCGGCCATCCCTTGCCGAAGAAGCTGCAATTCGGTGCCATGCTCGAAGTGCCGGCGTTGCTATGGCAGCTCGATGAACTGATGGAGGAAGTCGACTTCGTCTCCGTCGGGTCGAACGACCTGTTCCAGTTTTCCATGGCGGTGGATCGCGGCAATGCGCGGGTGGCCGATCGTTTCGACGTTCTCGGACGTCCGTTCCTGCGGATCCTGAGGGATATCGTCCGGGGTGCTGATCGCAACAATACGCCGGTGACGCTGTGCGGCGAGATGGCCGGCAAGCCGCTTTCGGCGATGGCGCTGCTTGGGATCGGTTTCCGTTCGATCTCGATGTCTCCGACAGCGATCGGGCCGGTCAAGGCGATGTTGCTCGGCCTTGATGTGTCGAAGCTGTCTGTGGAACTTGAGGCGGCGCTTGACGACCACCGTTCGCTTGTGCCACTGCGCGACCTGTTGGTCCGCTTTGCGGAAGACAATAATATTCCCGTCTAA
- the prmC gene encoding peptide chain release factor N(5)-glutamine methyltransferase: protein MTGAVVTSRDLILEARRRFEAEGIPDAATDAKMLVSGILGLSQTDLVLRGDQPVDDALLAGIELAIVRRLAREPVHRILGRRDFYGLQMGLSTGTLEPRPDTEVLVDAVLPHLRHIVAVKGSAEIVDLGTGTGAIALALLAECPEARAIGVDISQDALATAARNAERNGLAQRFQARQSSWFDQLPEKFDLIVSNPPYIRSDVVLTLDPEVQIFDPAAALDGGKDGLDAYRAIAEQALAHLHLHGLIGLEIGWDQREAVTQIFEKKGFSLIEWRKDLGGNDRVLVFAARHF, encoded by the coding sequence GTGACCGGCGCGGTGGTGACTTCCCGGGACCTGATCCTGGAAGCCCGCCGCCGTTTCGAGGCCGAGGGCATCCCTGATGCGGCGACTGATGCCAAGATGCTGGTGTCAGGCATACTTGGCCTGAGCCAGACGGACCTTGTTCTGCGTGGCGACCAGCCTGTCGACGACGCACTGTTGGCGGGCATCGAACTGGCGATCGTGCGGCGCCTGGCGCGCGAGCCGGTTCACCGCATCCTCGGCCGGCGCGACTTCTACGGATTGCAGATGGGCCTGTCGACCGGCACATTGGAACCGCGTCCGGACACGGAAGTGCTGGTGGACGCCGTCCTGCCGCATCTTCGTCATATCGTTGCGGTAAAAGGTTCGGCAGAGATTGTGGATCTCGGCACTGGAACAGGCGCGATTGCACTGGCCCTACTTGCCGAATGTCCGGAGGCGCGTGCGATCGGGGTCGACATTTCGCAAGATGCGCTGGCGACCGCGGCACGGAACGCAGAGCGCAACGGACTGGCGCAACGCTTTCAGGCACGGCAGAGCAGCTGGTTCGATCAGCTACCGGAAAAGTTCGATCTGATCGTCTCCAATCCGCCTTATATCCGCAGCGATGTGGTCTTGACGCTCGACCCGGAAGTTCAGATTTTTGATCCGGCGGCAGCACTTGATGGCGGAAAAGACGGTCTCGACGCCTATCGGGCCATTGCCGAGCAAGCATTGGCGCATTTGCACCTGCATGGCCTGATCGGACTGGAGATCGGCTGGGACCAGCGAGAGGCTGTCACGCAAATATTTGAGAAAAAAGGTTTTTCTCTTATTGAATGGCGCAAGGATCTGGGTGGCAATGACCGAGTACTGGTCTTCGCTGCGCGTCATTTTTGA
- a CDS encoding M23 family metallopeptidase: MTNDRDMIRSLGSEPPILADGFRAPDRREISLRWLSGTFLTGITSCILMGVALFAALDGRQQLAIPAEAYAVTPPDGDAADEAQDVSRGARLFGPKIAARPVDKAILEVPTVILDGEREVVRKQPFAHVKMALAADYQVQERYPPFDPLSIFATDQKNPPVANRTGTLYGSDVESEVVLKSTPFPAMPNVPLAGEMSFDEVEENVRSNGSVLTDGNSQVAALSYIDPRRFDSDDDELNLGVGISARVVEENMSVAEPEIVTPLTPEFADDVLPVRRQQTVVALMTASGYPTAKAEDVARELAPFTGPPTLVEGDVLRIGLIQRGEEVRLVRISLYRKAEHVVTLAVNDAGRMVRGNEPPELAAVTGAFDDNAPAALASRDLPRVYDGIYRAALSYGMSQELTALIVRLLAANVDFQAQLKPSDTLEAFFSVTDEEGRATAESELLFVRARFGDTITTFYRFQNPEDGSIDYFDENGKSIRQFLLRNPVPNGRFTSGFGMRRHPILGYSRMHTGVDWAAPRGTPIIASGNGVVEKAGWASGYGNQTLVRHANGYVSSYNHQSGIAKGVVPGAKVTQGQVIGFVGSTGSSTGSHLHYELIVNGTKVDAMKVRLPGGKALDGEPLARFEVERQRIDALLLTGGKPAQVASN; encoded by the coding sequence ATGACGAACGATCGCGACATGATCCGGTCGCTCGGAAGTGAACCGCCGATCCTGGCGGACGGGTTTCGTGCGCCGGACCGCCGCGAGATTTCCCTGCGCTGGCTGTCCGGCACCTTCCTCACCGGGATCACCTCCTGCATCCTGATGGGTGTCGCCCTGTTTGCCGCCCTCGATGGCCGCCAGCAGCTGGCCATCCCCGCAGAGGCCTATGCCGTTACGCCGCCCGATGGCGATGCGGCCGATGAAGCGCAGGATGTCAGCCGCGGCGCCCGCCTGTTCGGACCGAAGATCGCCGCCCGGCCGGTCGACAAGGCCATTCTCGAAGTGCCGACCGTCATTCTCGACGGCGAGCGCGAGGTGGTGCGCAAGCAGCCCTTCGCCCATGTGAAGATGGCGCTTGCCGCCGACTACCAGGTGCAGGAGCGCTATCCGCCCTTCGATCCGCTGTCGATCTTCGCCACCGACCAGAAGAACCCGCCCGTCGCCAACCGCACCGGCACGCTTTACGGCTCCGATGTCGAATCCGAGGTCGTGCTGAAATCGACCCCCTTTCCCGCTATGCCCAATGTTCCGCTGGCCGGCGAGATGAGTTTCGATGAGGTCGAGGAAAACGTCCGCTCGAACGGCTCCGTGCTGACCGACGGTAACAGCCAGGTCGCAGCGCTGTCCTATATCGACCCGCGCCGCTTCGACAGCGATGACGACGAGCTCAATCTCGGCGTTGGCATCTCGGCCCGTGTCGTCGAAGAGAACATGAGCGTTGCCGAACCGGAAATCGTAACGCCGCTCACCCCGGAATTTGCCGATGACGTCTTGCCGGTCAGGCGCCAGCAGACCGTGGTCGCCCTGATGACGGCCTCCGGCTATCCGACCGCCAAGGCCGAGGATGTCGCGCGCGAACTCGCCCCCTTCACCGGCCCGCCGACACTGGTCGAGGGCGATGTGCTGCGCATCGGCCTGATCCAGCGTGGCGAAGAGGTCCGCCTGGTGCGGATCTCCCTCTATCGCAAGGCCGAACATGTCGTGACGCTTGCCGTCAACGATGCAGGCCGCATGGTCCGCGGCAACGAACCGCCGGAACTGGCCGCCGTCACCGGGGCCTTTGACGACAATGCTCCGGCAGCGCTTGCCAGTCGCGATCTGCCGCGGGTGTATGACGGCATCTACCGGGCCGCCCTGTCCTACGGCATGAGCCAGGAACTGACGGCCCTGATCGTCCGCCTGCTCGCCGCCAATGTCGACTTCCAGGCGCAGTTGAAGCCGAGCGACACGCTCGAGGCCTTCTTCTCGGTGACGGACGAGGAAGGCAGGGCAACCGCCGAATCCGAGCTGCTCTTCGTCCGCGCCCGGTTCGGCGATACGATCACCACCTTCTACCGCTTCCAGAATCCGGAAGATGGCTCGATCGACTACTTCGATGAAAACGGCAAGAGCATCCGCCAGTTCCTGCTGCGCAATCCCGTTCCCAATGGCCGCTTCACCTCCGGCTTCGGCATGCGACGCCATCCGATCCTCGGTTATTCGCGCATGCATACCGGTGTCGACTGGGCCGCGCCCCGCGGCACGCCGATCATCGCATCCGGCAATGGTGTGGTGGAAAAGGCAGGCTGGGCCTCGGGTTATGGCAACCAGACCCTTGTGCGCCACGCCAACGGTTATGTCTCCTCCTACAATCACCAGAGCGGCATCGCCAAGGGCGTCGTGCCCGGCGCCAAAGTCACCCAGGGACAGGTTATCGGCTTTGTCGGTTCGACCGGATCGTCGACCGGCTCGCACCTGCATTACGAACTGATCGTCAATGGCACCAAGGTCGACGCAATGAAGGTTCGCCTGCCGGGTGGCAAGGCGCTGGACGGCGAGCCTCTCGCCCGTTTCGAGGTCGAGCGTCAGCGCATCGACGCACTGCTGCTGACCGGCGGAAAACCGGCCCAGGTCGCCAGCAACTAG
- a CDS encoding DUF4167 domain-containing protein — MRPGQQNKRGRGRNNSGGGGSGGGGGGGGGNFNRKGQNPLTRSYDSSGPDVKIRGTAQHIAEKYQNLARDSQSAGDRVMAENYLQHAEHYNRIIAAAQAQMQERFQREDRNDYNDRDGDDGEGMDEGGSQGHQSHQVHQPQEVAGSGPQPVIEEMPAEAAAAAAESAAEASTGGERNQPRRRSTTNRPRRQPRRAAGSDEGGENGEGGGGGDAPALAEVTE; from the coding sequence ATGAGGCCAGGACAGCAGAATAAGCGTGGTCGAGGGCGTAACAATAGCGGCGGCGGTGGTAGCGGCGGTGGTGGTGGCGGCGGTGGCGGCAACTTCAACCGCAAGGGCCAGAATCCGCTGACCCGGTCCTATGACAGCTCCGGTCCTGACGTGAAGATCCGTGGCACAGCTCAGCATATTGCCGAAAAGTACCAGAACCTTGCACGGGACTCCCAGAGTGCCGGCGACCGCGTTATGGCGGAAAACTATCTTCAGCATGCTGAACACTACAACCGCATCATTGCCGCCGCCCAGGCGCAGATGCAGGAGCGGTTCCAGCGCGAAGACCGCAACGACTACAATGATCGCGACGGCGATGATGGCGAAGGCATGGACGAAGGCGGCTCGCAGGGCCACCAGAGCCATCAGGTCCACCAGCCGCAGGAAGTTGCCGGAAGCGGTCCGCAGCCGGTGATCGAAGAGATGCCGGCCGAGGCCGCTGCGGCTGCTGCCGAAAGCGCTGCCGAGGCGAGCACCGGTGGCGAACGTAACCAGCCGCGCCGCCGCAGCACAACCAATCGCCCCCGTCGCCAGCCGCGCCGCGCGGCCGGTTCGGACGAGGGTGGTGAAAACGGCGAAGGTGGCGGTGGCGGCGACGCTCCCGCTCTGGCCGAGGTGACCGAATAA
- the prfA gene encoding peptide chain release factor 1 has protein sequence MAKLPVEKMRELERRFGEIEARMSAGPAADVYVKLASEYSELEPVVKKIREYQAATAEEADLRAMLNDKGTDREMRDLAEMELPEVQARLETLGTEMQILLLPKDAADEKSAILEIRAGTGGSEAALFAGDLFRMYERFASTKGWKVEVLSSSEGDAGGFKEIIATVTGRGVFSKLKFESGVHRVQRVPDTETQGRIHTSAATVAVLPEAEDIDIEVRAEDIRIDTMRSSGAGGQHVNTTDSAVRITHLPTGLVVTSSEKSQHQNRAKAMQVLRSRLYDMERQKIDNERSADRKSQVGSGDRSERIRTYNFPQGRVTDHRINLTLYKLDRMMEGDIDEVVDALINDYQAGQLAQLGESL, from the coding sequence GTGGCGAAGCTTCCTGTCGAGAAAATGCGCGAACTCGAGCGCCGGTTTGGCGAGATCGAAGCGCGAATGTCGGCGGGACCGGCAGCTGACGTCTACGTCAAGCTTGCTTCGGAATATTCCGAACTCGAGCCGGTGGTGAAGAAGATCCGCGAGTACCAGGCGGCTACCGCCGAAGAGGCTGATCTTCGCGCCATGCTGAACGACAAGGGTACCGATCGCGAGATGCGCGACCTGGCCGAGATGGAGTTGCCCGAGGTGCAGGCGCGGCTCGAAACGCTCGGCACCGAGATGCAGATCCTGCTTCTGCCGAAGGATGCGGCCGACGAAAAGAGCGCGATCCTGGAAATCCGGGCAGGGACCGGCGGATCGGAAGCCGCCCTGTTTGCCGGTGACCTGTTTCGCATGTACGAGCGCTTTGCCAGCACCAAGGGCTGGAAGGTCGAAGTGCTGTCCTCCAGCGAAGGCGATGCCGGCGGCTTCAAGGAAATCATCGCGACGGTCACGGGCCGGGGCGTGTTTTCCAAGCTGAAGTTCGAGTCCGGCGTTCACCGCGTGCAGCGCGTGCCCGATACGGAGACGCAAGGCCGTATCCATACCTCGGCGGCAACCGTCGCGGTTCTGCCCGAAGCGGAAGACATCGACATCGAGGTTCGCGCCGAGGATATCCGCATCGACACGATGCGCTCGTCGGGCGCCGGCGGTCAGCACGTCAACACAACCGATTCGGCGGTTCGCATTACCCACCTGCCGACCGGTCTGGTGGTGACGTCATCGGAAAAATCGCAGCACCAGAACCGCGCGAAGGCGATGCAGGTGCTGCGCTCGCGGCTCTATGACATGGAGCGGCAGAAAATCGACAATGAACGGTCGGCCGACCGCAAGAGCCAGGTCGGTTCCGGCGACCGCTCCGAGCGCATCCGAACCTACAATTTTCCGCAGGGACGGGTCACAGATCATCGCATCAACCTGACGCTCTACAAGCTGGACCGGATGATGGAAGGCGATATAGACGAAGTGGTCGATGCGCTGATCAACGACTATCAGGCCGGCCAGCTGGCGCAGCTGGGTGAAAGCCTGTGA
- the clpB gene encoding ATP-dependent chaperone ClpB, which produces MNIEKYSERVRGFLQSAQTYALSEGHQQFTPEHVLKVLLDDDQGMASSLISRAGGDPKAVRLANDAALAKLPKVSGGDGQVYLAAPLAKVFSTAEDAAKKAGDSFVTVERLLLALAIESSASTSPSLKKGGVTANGLNQVINEVRKGRTADSANAEQGFDALKKYARDLTAEARDGRLDPVIGRDDEIRRTIQVLSRRTKNNPVLIGEPGVGKTAIAEGLALRIVNGDVPESLKDKKLMALDMGSLIAGAKYRGEFEERLKAVLNEVQSEDGEIILFIDEMHTLVGAGKADGAMDASNLLKPALARGELHCVGATTLDEYRKHVEKDAALARRFQPVMVDEPTVEDTISILRGLKEKYEQHHKVRISDSALVAAATLSNRYITDRFLPDKAIDLMDEAASRLRMQVDSKPEELDELDRRIMQLKIEREALKKETDTASVDRLKRLETELTSIEEQADALTARWQSEKQKLGLAADLKGKLDEARNELAIAQRKGEFQRAGELTYGVIPDLEKALAAAEAQDGSSNAMVQEVVNPDAIAHVVSRWTGIPVDKMLEGERDKLLRMEDELAKSVVGQGDAVQAVSRAVRRARAGLQDPNRPIGSFIFLGPTGVGKTELTKSLARFLFDDETAMVRLDMSEYMEKHSVSRLIGAPPGYVGYDEGGALTEAVRRKPYQVVLFDEIEKAHPDVFNVLLQVLDDGRLTDGQGRTVDFKHTIIIMTSNLGAEYLTGLGENEDVDAVRDQVMDVVKASFRPEFLNRVDEIILFHRLRRSEMGAIVDIQMKRLVSLLAERKIDIDLAPDARTWLADKGYDPVYGARPLKRVIQKYLQDPLAEQILSGHVLDGAKVGIAAGSDRLLISPEKPVSEAA; this is translated from the coding sequence ATGAACATCGAAAAATATTCCGAGCGGGTTCGTGGCTTCCTGCAGTCGGCGCAGACATATGCGCTGTCGGAGGGCCACCAGCAATTCACCCCCGAGCATGTGCTGAAGGTCCTGCTCGACGACGACCAGGGCATGGCTTCGTCGCTGATTTCGCGTGCCGGCGGTGATCCGAAGGCGGTACGTCTGGCCAATGATGCCGCGCTTGCCAAGCTGCCGAAAGTATCCGGCGGCGATGGACAGGTCTATCTGGCAGCGCCGCTGGCCAAGGTGTTTTCGACCGCCGAAGATGCGGCCAAAAAGGCCGGCGACAGCTTCGTCACGGTGGAAAGACTGTTGCTTGCGCTTGCGATCGAATCCTCGGCTTCGACCTCGCCCAGCCTGAAGAAGGGTGGCGTGACGGCGAATGGCCTGAACCAGGTGATCAACGAAGTCCGCAAGGGCCGCACCGCCGACAGCGCCAATGCCGAACAGGGCTTCGACGCCTTGAAGAAATATGCCCGTGACCTGACCGCGGAAGCGCGCGACGGCAGGCTCGACCCGGTGATCGGCCGTGACGACGAAATCCGCCGCACGATCCAGGTCCTGTCGCGCCGCACCAAGAACAATCCGGTGCTGATCGGCGAGCCCGGCGTCGGCAAGACCGCCATCGCCGAGGGCCTGGCGCTGAGGATCGTCAATGGCGACGTGCCGGAAAGCCTGAAAGACAAGAAGTTGATGGCGCTCGACATGGGCTCCCTGATCGCCGGTGCGAAATATCGCGGCGAGTTCGAGGAGCGGCTGAAGGCGGTGCTGAACGAGGTTCAGTCCGAAGACGGCGAGATCATCCTGTTCATCGACGAGATGCATACGCTGGTCGGCGCCGGCAAGGCCGATGGCGCGATGGATGCGTCAAACCTGCTGAAGCCTGCACTGGCGCGCGGCGAGCTGCACTGCGTCGGTGCGACGACGCTCGACGAATATCGCAAGCATGTCGAGAAGGATGCGGCCCTTGCCCGGCGCTTCCAGCCCGTGATGGTCGACGAGCCGACGGTCGAGGACACGATCTCGATTTTGCGCGGCCTGAAGGAAAAATACGAGCAGCATCACAAGGTCCGGATCTCGGATTCGGCCCTGGTTGCCGCCGCGACGCTGTCGAACCGCTATATCACCGACCGTTTTCTGCCCGACAAGGCCATCGACCTGATGGACGAGGCGGCATCGCGGTTGCGCATGCAGGTGGATTCGAAGCCCGAAGAGCTCGATGAACTCGACCGGCGCATCATGCAGCTGAAGATCGAGCGGGAAGCCTTGAAGAAGGAAACCGACACGGCGTCCGTCGACCGGCTGAAGCGGCTCGAGACCGAACTGACCTCCATCGAGGAGCAGGCGGATGCGCTGACGGCACGCTGGCAGTCGGAAAAGCAGAAGCTGGGCCTTGCCGCCGATCTCAAGGGCAAACTGGACGAGGCGCGCAACGAGCTTGCGATCGCCCAGCGCAAGGGTGAATTCCAGCGCGCCGGCGAGCTGACCTATGGGGTGATCCCGGACCTCGAAAAGGCGCTGGCTGCCGCCGAAGCGCAAGACGGTTCGAGCAATGCCATGGTGCAGGAAGTCGTCAACCCGGATGCGATTGCCCATGTGGTATCGCGCTGGACCGGCATTCCGGTCGACAAGATGCTGGAAGGCGAGCGCGACAAGCTGCTGCGCATGGAAGACGAGCTGGCGAAATCGGTCGTCGGGCAGGGCGATGCCGTGCAAGCGGTTTCGCGGGCGGTGCGACGTGCCCGCGCGGGGCTGCAGGACCCGAACCGGCCGATCGGCTCTTTCATCTTCCTCGGGCCGACCGGTGTCGGCAAGACGGAACTGACCAAGTCGCTGGCGCGCTTCCTGTTCGACGACGAGACGGCGATGGTCCGGCTCGACATGTCGGAATACATGGAAAAGCACTCGGTCTCGCGGCTGATCGGTGCACCTCCGGGTTATGTCGGCTATGATGAAGGCGGCGCGCTGACGGAAGCTGTCCGGCGCAAGCCCTATCAGGTGGTCCTGTTCGACGAGATCGAAAAGGCACATCCGGATGTGTTCAACGTGCTGTTGCAGGTGCTGGATGACGGACGTCTGACGGATGGCCAGGGCCGCACCGTCGATTTCAAGCACACGATCATCATCATGACCTCCAATCTCGGGGCGGAATACCTGACGGGGCTTGGCGAGAACGAGGATGTCGATGCCGTGCGTGACCAGGTGATGGATGTGGTGAAGGCCTCGTTCCGGCCGGAATTCCTCAATCGTGTCGACGAAATCATCCTGTTCCACAGGCTGCGGCGTTCGGAAATGGGCGCGATCGTCGATATCCAGATGAAGCGGCTGGTATCGCTCCTGGCCGAACGCAAGATCGACATCGACCTGGCACCGGATGCGCGCACTTGGCTTGCCGACAAGGGCTATGATCCGGTCTATGGCGCAAGGCCGCTGAAGCGGGTGATCCAGAAATATCTGCAGGATCCGCTGGCCGAGCAGATCCTGTCGGGTCATGTGCTTGACGGGGCGAAGGTGGGCATTGCGGCAGGGTCAGACCGGTTGCTGATCTCGCCGGAAAAACCGGTCAGCGAAGCCGCCTGA